In a single window of the Branchiostoma floridae strain S238N-H82 chromosome 2, Bfl_VNyyK, whole genome shotgun sequence genome:
- the LOC118409310 gene encoding uncharacterized protein LOC118409310, with amino-acid sequence MLPRSFLHTQAWLLVYMAVWLTECAADCPKKCRCSDSQVSCIAQQLEEVPSAIPVTTSNLNLHHNRIRIISSSSLANLPYLLTLDLSSNQIPGLIETAFQSNRLLERLILSSNQLPAVPKAIRHLYNLKYIYLEANRIKSVSASDFRGLFNLQDLVLLSNPQLSYIHKDAFKDLTSLRTLMIGYCSLQTIDSNLFKNKDLQAVGLYSNPWKCDCRLKWLWYWMSITNTTFVYQYDIKCMTPALYEGFPVHSLRAGAFKCEGMGGYGNDVFTISTDTTQWGVQDRTRVLAGGGGLTDIHSTEFQEFAVTVCASVAASAVFLVLLGCASVWLRKAWRERKVLTKQKRNDAILFRYIKTQVRRSYLPPYWVHEPPPQYTETAEQTDPPTVQVQLHQRSNSQSSDQEAPQIIHLQISSIGESITADQQQHSDMAIRRVQSNTPRSNGSIHISSSPQDSTRQKDFTRSLESVDTESESSDVFVDCSENFLDETVMHTELTREESLRQARRILQGRPSGDRDSFAEMDTGAGRLNREESLRHALRDLQRQSQVLDTPVSQSSEEPQAQPKQLTREESLRRALRSLQQRQRHSFHASSSSDNGSSTPDLHVTTRQGAHMRRSLRHYRGWSYNGVSLDRNSGERPEERGTAPLDSLTPQESQSSHCGTAEGPGDECSGLSDVSTKQSRAAREERLREALRNLQRSSRCEESCTSQHNHSTQTDNSRHSEAPKQNGSQLQPDSQTTEKEMVTAL; translated from the exons ATGTTGCCAAGGTCATTCCTACACACACAGGCATGGCTGCTGGTCTACATGGCTGTATGGCTGACGGAATGTGCTGCCGACTGCCCCAAAAAATGCAGGTGTTCAGATAGCCAAGTCAGCTGCATTGCACAACAGCTAGAAGAG GTGCCCTCTGCAATCCCAGTCACCACATCCAATCTGAACCTCCACCACAACAGGATCAGAATCATTTCCAGCTCCTCTCTGGCAAATCTCCCCTACCTTCTTACCCTGGACCTGAGCTCCAACCAGATCCCAGGACTGATCGAGACCGCCTTCCAGTCCAACCGCCTGCTGGAACGTCTGATTCTCAGCAGTAACCAGCTCCCGGCTGTCCCCAAGGCAATCAGGCACCTGTACAACCTGAAGTACATATACCTGGAGGCTAACCGCATCAAGTCTGTGTCCGCGAGCGACTTCCGTGGACTTTTCAACCTCCAGGATCTGGTCTTACTGAGTAATCCCCAACTGTCTTACATCCACAAGGACGCCTTCAAGGACCTGACAAGTCTGCGGACACTGATGATCGGATACTGCAGCCTGCAGACTATAGACTCTAACCTGTTTAAGAACAAGGACTTACAGGCGGTTGGGCTGTACAGTAACCCGTGGAAGTGTGACTGCAGGTTGAAGTGGCTGTGGTACTGGATGTCGATAACAAACACGACTTTCGTCTACCAGTACGACATCAAATGCATGACACCCGCCCTGTACGAGGGGTTCCCGGTGCACAGTCTCAGGGCAGGTGCATTCAAGTGCGAGGGAATGGGAGGATATGGAAATGATGTATTTACAATATCCACAGACACTACGCAGTGGGGTGTTCAGGACAGAACAAGAGTGCTTGCAGGGGGAGGGGGCTTGACTGATATCCATTCTACTGAGTTCCAAGAATTTGCAGTGACGGTGTGTGCATCTGTGGCTGCCTCTGCAGTGTTTCTGGTGTTACTGGGGTGTGCCTCTGTGTGGCTGAGGAAGGCCTGGAGGGAGAGAAAGGTACTGACAAAACAGAAGAGGAATGACGCCATCTTGTTCCGGTATATCAAGACACAGGTTCGTAGAAGTTACCTCCCGCCATACTGGGTACACGAGCCGCCACCACAGTACACAGAGACCGCCGAACAGACAGATCCACCAACAGTTCAAGTCCAGCTACATCAGAGAAGCAACAGTCAGTCAAGTGACCAAGAGGCTCCACAAATTATACACTTACAGATAAGCAGCATCGGGGAGTCCATAACTGCTGATCAACAACAGCACAGTGACATGGCAATCAGGCGAGTGCAAAGTAACACTCCAAGAAGTAATGGAAGCATACACATATCATCAAGCCCACAAGACAGCACAAGACAAAAAGATTTCACCAGAAGTTTAGAGAGTGTGGATACTGAGAGTGAGTCTTCGGATGTGTTTGTAGACTGCAGTGAAAATTTTCTGGATGAGACGGTTATGCACACAGAACTTACAAGAGAGGAAAGCCTGAGGCAAGCTAGAAGAATCCTTCAGGGTAGGCCATCAggggacagggacagttttgcAGAGATGGACACAGGGGCAGGCAGACTTAACAGAGAAGAAAGTTTACGTCATGCCCTGAGGGATCTGCAAAGACAATCACAAGTGCTGGACACACCCGTCAGCCAGAGTTCTGAAGAACCTCAAGCACAGCCCAAACAACTTACTCGGGAGGAGAGCCTGAGGAGAGCCTTACGCAGTTTGCAACAGAGACAAAGGCACAGTTTTCACGCATCGAGTTCCAGTGATAATGGCAGCAGTACGCCCGACCTCCATGTAACCACCAGGCAAGGGGCACACATGAGGCGATCTCTGAGACACTACCGAGGATGGTCATACAATGGTGTAAGCCTTGACAGGAACAGTGGTGAGAGACCCGAGGAGAGAGGAACAGCACCACTAGATAGTCTCACACCACAGGAGAGTCAGAGCTCACATTGTGGCACAGCAGAAGGACCTGGTGATGAATGTAGTGGTCTGAGTGATGTGTCCACTAAGCAATCTCGTGCTGCTAGGGAAGAAAGACTTCGGGAAGCTTTGAGGAATCTCCAGAGAAGCTCTAGATGTGAGGAGAGCTGCACGAGCCAACACAACCACAGCACACAGACTGATAACTCTCGCCATTCTGAGGCaccaaaacaaaatggcagccAGCTACAGCCAGACAGTCAGACCACAGAAAAGGAAATGGTAACTGCACTGTAA